One part of the Brevundimonas subvibrioides ATCC 15264 genome encodes these proteins:
- a CDS encoding ParB/RepB/Spo0J family partition protein, which produces MIEPNILAFQNAELLQAIEDAPLGQWTKRGLAEHLKRDESNLGKTLTRLTSEGILADPPLSGLTDEGRAQLAAFKRARHGGERRKAKGRWPLDKFRRNPSNRRIDPEAVLGLADAIAGVGDILVPLIASMPDDDGIRTIWAGERRWLAATRLAQTDGLPSALLEGLPFNEREADAGEAALITLVENGARSDLTPWEDAKQLRLAADATGLNGTELARRIGRAREGDRGGVRDVQTKLKVAREARPDAIAAYEADPAAPGAWETLRNSVVDRSGNSIVTTKAQRLALAELLHKAGGHSGQAVAILPAGHAGDGQRLVQYGLAILTRAVTGDTAQVTRVGVDYLQAEGLTGGIEYAREKLGFPGGYGIARYRTEWLNTAAATTAPSTRPDPEVAALAGIEPITVSPLIGYTPGQPYPRRFDRHNPATRVRDFVPAFDDALPLSEQIDQGSLEIFTLPHSSAKQAQYANGYPRAQIKIARLAGGDAWIYRAGYSTTAAGHHEDLERVWASQEAFPDRRTALEAGVDLIADSLGSMMRGTLPVDIATWLANPKVASPHVVRGVDHLNAARAGEARRAAGLEKTHANYGSGDSARRAPSQQGVLQEMTRAAMAEGEQPSADTPSLEQPEPEAADADAGKAAETLAQVRAFVAEDGLRQAFGGWRFRQLATPIGLTGPFVSSGSGGSDDPEEAGIVWTCDGSAIATCDPTGEWAVDHAEAQAELVAYALNVAGAMAPSLVPDFAIDWPDEPKDESPDQALARIGNLVLQVLSHNATTVAGSEDVLVEIARQFTRTVRAAEDRLRRAVDSSTQDAA; this is translated from the coding sequence GTGATCGAACCCAACATCCTCGCTTTCCAGAACGCCGAGCTCCTGCAGGCGATCGAGGACGCACCCCTCGGCCAATGGACCAAGCGCGGCCTGGCCGAGCATCTGAAACGGGACGAGTCCAACCTCGGTAAGACGCTCACGCGCCTGACCAGCGAGGGCATCCTCGCAGATCCGCCGCTCTCTGGCCTGACCGACGAAGGCCGCGCGCAGCTGGCGGCGTTCAAGCGGGCCCGGCACGGCGGCGAGCGCCGGAAGGCGAAGGGGCGCTGGCCTCTGGACAAGTTCCGGCGCAACCCGTCGAACCGCCGCATCGATCCGGAGGCCGTGCTGGGGCTCGCCGACGCCATCGCCGGCGTGGGCGACATCCTGGTCCCGCTGATCGCATCCATGCCCGACGACGACGGCATCCGCACAATCTGGGCGGGCGAACGCCGGTGGCTGGCGGCCACGCGTCTGGCCCAGACCGATGGCCTGCCCTCCGCCCTGCTGGAAGGCCTACCCTTCAACGAACGCGAGGCCGACGCCGGCGAGGCCGCGCTGATCACCCTGGTCGAGAACGGGGCCCGGTCGGACCTGACGCCTTGGGAAGACGCGAAACAGCTGCGCCTCGCCGCCGACGCCACGGGCCTGAACGGCACCGAACTGGCCCGCCGCATCGGCCGGGCCCGCGAGGGCGATCGCGGTGGGGTCCGCGACGTCCAGACGAAGCTGAAGGTGGCCCGAGAAGCGAGACCCGACGCCATCGCCGCCTATGAGGCCGACCCCGCGGCACCCGGTGCCTGGGAGACCTTGCGCAACAGCGTCGTCGACCGCTCGGGCAACAGCATCGTCACGACCAAGGCCCAGCGCCTGGCGCTGGCCGAGCTGCTGCACAAGGCGGGCGGCCACTCCGGTCAGGCCGTCGCCATCCTGCCGGCAGGCCACGCGGGCGACGGGCAGCGCCTTGTCCAGTACGGCCTTGCCATCCTGACCCGCGCGGTCACTGGCGACACCGCCCAGGTGACCCGGGTAGGCGTCGACTATCTGCAGGCCGAGGGCCTGACCGGAGGGATCGAGTACGCCCGCGAGAAGCTCGGCTTCCCGGGCGGCTACGGCATCGCCCGCTATCGCACAGAATGGCTGAACACGGCGGCGGCGACGACGGCACCATCGACCCGTCCGGATCCCGAGGTCGCAGCGCTGGCGGGCATCGAGCCGATCACCGTCAGCCCGCTGATCGGCTACACGCCAGGCCAACCCTACCCCCGGCGCTTCGATCGTCACAATCCGGCGACGAGGGTCCGCGACTTCGTCCCCGCCTTCGATGATGCCCTGCCGCTGTCAGAGCAGATCGACCAAGGCTCGCTGGAAATCTTCACCCTTCCCCATTCGTCCGCGAAACAGGCGCAGTACGCGAATGGCTATCCCCGGGCGCAAATCAAGATCGCGCGTTTGGCGGGTGGCGACGCCTGGATCTATCGCGCGGGGTACAGCACGACCGCTGCCGGCCATCACGAGGACCTGGAGCGGGTCTGGGCCAGCCAGGAGGCTTTCCCCGATCGACGCACGGCGCTCGAGGCCGGCGTCGACCTGATCGCCGACTCCCTCGGCAGCATGATGCGCGGGACGCTCCCGGTCGACATAGCGACATGGCTCGCTAACCCAAAGGTCGCCAGCCCGCATGTCGTCCGGGGCGTCGATCATCTGAACGCCGCGCGGGCGGGCGAGGCGAGGCGTGCGGCTGGACTTGAGAAAACGCACGCCAATTATGGCAGCGGCGACAGCGCACGCCGTGCGCCGAGCCAGCAGGGCGTCCTTCAGGAAATGACCCGGGCCGCCATGGCCGAGGGCGAGCAACCCAGTGCGGACACCCCCTCGCTGGAACAGCCGGAACCAGAAGCCGCAGACGCAGACGCCGGCAAGGCGGCCGAGACCCTTGCCCAGGTCCGCGCCTTCGTCGCCGAGGACGGCTTGCGCCAGGCCTTCGGCGGCTGGCGTTTCCGCCAGCTCGCAACGCCAATCGGGCTCACGGGCCCGTTCGTCTCCTCCGGATCCGGCGGATCAGATGACCCCGAGGAAGCTGGTATCGTCTGGACCTGCGATGGGTCCGCGATCGCGACCTGCGACCCGACGGGCGAATGGGCCGTCGACCATGCCGAGGCCCAGGCCGAACTGGTCGCCTATGCCCTGAACGTCGCCGGGGCCATGGCGCCCAGCCTGGTCCCTGACTTCGCGATCGACTGGCCGGACGAGCCGAAGGACGAAAGCCCGGATCAGGCCCTTGCGAGGATCGGCAACCTGGTCCTGCAGGTGCTGTCCCACAACGCCACGACCGTGGCGGGCAGCGAGGATGTGCTGGTCGAGATCGCTCGCCAGTTCACCCGGACCGTCCGCGCCGCCGAGGACCGCCTGCGCCGCGCCGTCGATAGCAGCACCCAGGACGCCGCCTGA
- a CDS encoding helix-turn-helix transcriptional regulator, which translates to MTASPTAGDPRRIPEAWPLMLSRDQLCAYIGVCESTLIRICPVRPRDLGANVVRYDRRQIDAWVEGLPPRLMTPRTAALPSETQPSQDEAAPDPAQDQEDRAAAALERARARASGGRSQWRRTG; encoded by the coding sequence ATGACCGCCTCGCCCACCGCCGGAGATCCGCGACGCATCCCGGAGGCCTGGCCTCTGATGCTCAGCCGCGACCAGCTGTGCGCCTATATCGGCGTCTGCGAGTCGACGCTGATCCGGATCTGCCCGGTTCGCCCCCGCGACCTGGGGGCGAACGTCGTGCGCTACGACCGCCGGCAGATCGACGCCTGGGTCGAAGGCCTGCCGCCCCGGTTGATGACGCCCCGGACAGCGGCCTTGCCCAGTGAGACCCAACCGAGTCAGGATGAGGCCGCGCCCGATCCGGCGCAGGATCAAGAGGATCGCGCCGCCGCCGCGCTCGAGCGGGCCAGGGCGCGAGCCTCCGGAGGGCGAAGCCAATGGCGCAGGACGGGGTGA
- a CDS encoding autotransporter assembly complex protein TamA has product MGAACLWLGHPEAARADPRAEVRGDLSADLRTRLVQAIGETDDPPANRFEARRRARAAMESAEAVLRSEGYYQSILEDIVEGEETPVAIVSVQSGTRFALAPATIQWVAPEPETEVIQTAQADIGLTPGDPGRAAEVVAAEGRIIASLTREGYPDAATRPRRVVVDHAAMTVQPTFNISSGALVRLDGVRVQTRGPTNPDWVANLAPWSPGQRYDPELVGELERRLLETGVYDGVAVALTGPDQTTADGNRPIVVTLTDRPRKILEAGATFSTADGSGVEGLWTWYNRFGRADTLRFQARIANIDSRIGADLSLPHWRAPGQTLALSSAVVNEDTDAYIRTAGVLSADLRQRLGKTSWYSYGVGLDFGRYNESRFDPVTQLPVSLDRDLAIFTGRASAYIDQSNDPLNPTNGWRLTVNIQPTAVAGEDTILFLRSEAQATTYRSLDSRARTVLAGRIRLGSIIGGSELSVPSDRLFYSGGGGSVRGYQYQGVGPRLPDNTPRGGISLFEVSAEVRRDLGRNFGAVAFVDAGAIGFDETPDFSNLRYSVGIGGRYNLSFGPIRADIAIPLDKRDGDASFQVYVSIGQAF; this is encoded by the coding sequence ATGGGCGCTGCCTGCCTGTGGCTGGGTCATCCGGAGGCCGCCAGGGCCGATCCGCGTGCCGAGGTCCGCGGCGATCTTTCCGCCGATCTGCGCACGCGTCTCGTGCAGGCGATCGGCGAGACCGACGATCCGCCGGCGAACCGCTTCGAGGCGCGACGCCGCGCCCGGGCCGCGATGGAATCGGCCGAGGCCGTGCTGCGGTCGGAGGGCTACTACCAGTCCATCCTCGAGGACATCGTCGAGGGTGAGGAAACGCCCGTCGCCATCGTCAGCGTTCAGTCGGGCACCCGCTTCGCCTTGGCCCCGGCCACGATCCAGTGGGTCGCGCCAGAGCCGGAGACCGAGGTCATCCAGACCGCCCAGGCCGACATCGGGCTGACCCCCGGCGATCCAGGGCGCGCCGCAGAGGTCGTCGCCGCCGAGGGGCGGATCATCGCGAGCCTGACACGGGAAGGCTATCCGGACGCCGCGACCCGGCCCCGGCGCGTCGTGGTGGATCACGCCGCCATGACGGTGCAACCGACCTTCAACATCAGCTCCGGCGCCCTTGTGCGACTGGACGGCGTGCGCGTGCAGACCCGCGGACCGACCAACCCCGACTGGGTCGCCAATCTGGCACCCTGGAGCCCGGGGCAGCGCTACGACCCCGAACTGGTGGGCGAACTGGAACGGCGTCTGCTGGAGACCGGCGTCTACGACGGGGTCGCGGTGGCCCTGACCGGCCCGGACCAGACCACAGCCGACGGCAACCGCCCGATCGTGGTGACCCTGACGGATCGACCCCGCAAGATTCTGGAGGCGGGTGCCACCTTCTCGACCGCCGACGGGTCGGGCGTCGAGGGTCTGTGGACCTGGTACAACCGGTTCGGCCGGGCCGACACCCTGCGATTCCAGGCGCGTATCGCCAACATCGACAGCCGGATCGGGGCCGACCTTTCCCTGCCCCACTGGCGCGCGCCGGGCCAGACCCTGGCCCTGTCGTCCGCCGTGGTGAACGAGGATACCGACGCCTACATCCGCACCGCCGGGGTGCTGTCGGCCGACCTGCGACAGCGTCTGGGCAAGACGTCCTGGTACAGCTACGGCGTCGGTCTGGATTTCGGGCGGTATAACGAGAGCCGTTTCGATCCGGTGACCCAGCTGCCAGTCAGCCTGGACCGCGATCTGGCCATCTTTACCGGTCGCGCCAGCGCCTACATCGACCAGTCGAACGACCCGCTCAACCCGACGAACGGCTGGCGGCTGACGGTCAACATCCAGCCGACCGCCGTGGCGGGCGAAGACACCATCCTGTTCCTGCGCAGCGAGGCCCAGGCCACGACGTATCGGTCCCTCGACTCTCGCGCCAGGACGGTCCTGGCCGGACGCATTCGGCTGGGATCGATCATCGGGGGCAGCGAGCTCAGCGTGCCGTCGGACCGCCTGTTCTATTCCGGCGGCGGCGGATCCGTCCGCGGCTATCAGTACCAGGGTGTGGGCCCGCGTCTGCCCGACAACACTCCGCGCGGCGGCATCTCCCTGTTCGAGGTGTCCGCCGAGGTGCGGCGGGATCTGGGCAGGAACTTCGGGGCCGTGGCCTTCGTCGACGCCGGTGCGATCGGGTTCGACGAAACGCCAGACTTCTCGAACCTGCGTTACTCCGTGGGCATCGGCGGGCGCTACAACCTGTCCTTCGGCCCGATCCGCGCGGACATCGCCATTCCGCTGGACAAGCGTGACGGCGACGCCAGCTTCCAGGTCTACGTCAGCATCGGCCAGGCGTTTTGA
- a CDS encoding tyrosine-type recombinase/integrase produces MAQDGVKDDPETVRVPFVQRVRKPNGDVHLYFRRGAFREGPLKSPDGSPELKAEIDAILERVRKASDAIARPAAGTVGGMLKAYNKSAEFLSLARITQRGYQDYIDELIADTGDLLLSEVTRSWVIGMRDAWALRGHNAANKRMQVLKNALMPAIEDDTDQRIQGDPFHKVRKVRRPHDAGEAHPAWELAEVEIAIEEAIRRDQPGLARAIALGRYGGFRRGTIVSIPLNARTLGRDGRGEPETRLVWITSKRQVLSDKREDARLAAVIARTPNRALTIAYNKRGDPFSVRQFDQALERLLDRLAADGKIRATIKRTSDGRDVVVCPLTIHGLRHARGVELAEAGASDAEIMAQLEHASDAAAKIYRRQAQRRKMADAGQDRIDNVVKLKARQAARKARNGA; encoded by the coding sequence ATGGCGCAGGACGGGGTGAAGGACGATCCGGAGACTGTCCGCGTCCCCTTCGTCCAGCGCGTCCGCAAGCCCAATGGAGACGTCCACCTCTACTTCCGTCGGGGAGCATTCCGCGAAGGACCGCTGAAGAGCCCGGACGGGTCGCCCGAGCTCAAGGCCGAGATCGACGCCATCCTCGAGCGGGTCCGCAAGGCCAGCGACGCGATCGCCCGGCCTGCCGCCGGCACGGTCGGCGGAATGCTCAAGGCCTACAACAAGTCGGCCGAGTTCCTGTCGCTCGCCCGGATCACCCAGCGCGGCTACCAGGACTATATCGACGAGCTGATCGCCGACACCGGCGACCTCTTGCTGTCGGAGGTCACGCGCAGCTGGGTCATCGGCATGCGCGACGCCTGGGCGTTGCGCGGCCACAACGCCGCGAACAAGCGGATGCAGGTGCTCAAGAACGCCCTGATGCCGGCGATCGAGGACGACACCGACCAGCGCATCCAGGGCGACCCGTTCCACAAGGTGCGCAAGGTCCGTCGGCCGCACGACGCCGGCGAGGCGCATCCCGCCTGGGAACTGGCCGAGGTCGAGATCGCCATCGAGGAAGCCATCCGTCGCGACCAGCCGGGGCTCGCGCGCGCGATCGCGCTCGGCCGGTATGGCGGCTTCAGGCGCGGCACGATCGTGTCGATCCCGCTGAACGCACGCACCCTCGGCCGCGACGGCCGGGGCGAGCCGGAGACCCGCCTCGTCTGGATCACGTCCAAGCGCCAGGTGCTGTCCGACAAGCGTGAGGATGCCCGGCTCGCGGCCGTCATCGCTCGGACCCCGAACCGCGCCCTGACGATCGCCTACAACAAGCGGGGCGATCCGTTCAGCGTCCGCCAGTTCGACCAGGCGCTCGAGCGCCTCCTCGATCGCCTGGCGGCCGACGGGAAGATCCGCGCGACGATCAAGCGAACGTCGGACGGCCGCGACGTCGTCGTCTGCCCGCTGACCATCCACGGCCTGCGCCACGCCCGGGGCGTCGAACTGGCCGAGGCAGGCGCGTCGGATGCCGAGATCATGGCCCAGCTCGAGCACGCGTCCGACGCCGCGGCGAAGATCTACCGCCGCCAGGCCCAGCGCCGGAAGATGGCCGACGCCGGCCAGGACCGGATCGACAATGTGGTGAAGCTGAAGGCGCGTCAGGCGGCCCGAAAGGCCCGGAACGGCGCATGA
- a CDS encoding type I restriction endonuclease: MDIQAKLTELAARTAQHREVLLTEEAAKTALVMPFIQALGYDVFNPAEVVPEFTADVGTKKGEKVDYAICEGGKVKILIECKPSSVALNVNHASQLFRYFGVTDARLAVLTNGVVYQFYTDVEAANRMDERPFFTFSMDSIRPGDARTIEKFTKGAFDIENIVREAGHLKTQSLLRKELEREMAEPSDDLVKLLAPRVHEGRITAQVRDSFGKMIAATFSAIVRDSVNDRLSSALNATSAVANADDGVPPEADGQDAVVTTAEEVSGFHIIQAIASKVTSPKRVVMRDAKSYCAILLDDNNRKTLARLHFNGLTAKYIGTFKDKAEERHLISDLTEIYQFATLIEARIAELDAGGG; this comes from the coding sequence GTGGACATTCAGGCGAAGTTGACGGAACTGGCAGCGCGGACGGCTCAGCACCGGGAAGTGCTACTCACGGAGGAGGCCGCCAAGACGGCGCTGGTGATGCCGTTCATCCAAGCCCTCGGGTACGACGTCTTCAATCCTGCCGAGGTGGTTCCAGAGTTTACGGCCGACGTTGGAACCAAGAAGGGTGAGAAGGTTGATTACGCCATCTGCGAGGGTGGCAAGGTCAAGATACTGATCGAATGCAAACCGAGTTCGGTCGCCCTTAACGTCAACCACGCCAGCCAGTTGTTCCGATATTTCGGCGTCACCGACGCTCGCCTGGCAGTGCTCACGAATGGCGTGGTCTATCAGTTCTATACCGACGTAGAAGCGGCCAACCGCATGGACGAGCGTCCGTTTTTCACCTTCAGCATGGACAGCATTCGTCCCGGCGACGCGCGCACCATCGAGAAGTTCACTAAAGGCGCTTTCGACATCGAGAACATCGTGCGCGAAGCCGGCCACTTGAAAACCCAGTCGCTCCTGCGGAAGGAGCTCGAGCGGGAGATGGCCGAGCCGTCAGACGATCTCGTCAAGCTCCTGGCACCCCGTGTGCACGAAGGGCGGATCACTGCGCAGGTTCGTGACAGCTTTGGGAAAATGATCGCCGCGACCTTCTCTGCGATCGTCCGCGACTCCGTAAACGATCGGCTTTCGTCTGCGCTCAACGCAACCTCGGCCGTGGCCAATGCCGATGATGGCGTTCCGCCCGAGGCCGATGGGCAGGACGCAGTGGTGACCACAGCCGAAGAGGTGTCGGGGTTTCACATCATCCAGGCTATCGCGTCCAAGGTCACATCGCCCAAGCGTGTAGTGATGCGGGATGCCAAGTCCTATTGCGCGATCCTGCTCGACGACAACAATCGAAAGACTCTGGCGCGCCTGCACTTCAACGGGCTGACGGCCAAGTATATCGGCACGTTCAAGGATAAGGCGGAAGAGCGCCACCTCATCAGCGACCTGACCGAAATCTACCAGTTCGCAACGTTGATCGAAGCGCGGATCGCCGAACTCGACGCGGGCGGAGGCTAG
- a CDS encoding ATP-binding protein yields the protein MTTNGYAMIAQVRFRELKTRVGLALFIAGTAWFLTKGLWPIGWFAVVVVTQFIDWLVFRPTRLNTQMPLSRAYRVVMCLTTTLNVVVYSAISAYLWMTGGEAGRLFAIIQVAGGLLHVSLHMHHVRPLLLSAVVPHSLYFLGLPIMGAVLDGQPQDVLIAIGGVLYMTHLIVAVRQSSMTTRALQDANDEARAERRKAEVASAAKSDFLAVVSHEIRTPMNAVISAANLLRRTRLDREQREHVSMLLDAGDVLVGLLNDVLDFSKIEAGKMQLEAQDIDLRDKIGSLIRLWEPKASANGVRLKVLIDDAAPARIRTDPLRLQQMLFNLLSNAVKFTEDGTISIAVDWRAEDGRLIVSVADTGCGIPADRLAHIFDSFEQVDAGTTRKYGGTGLGLAISRRLAEIMGGRLTAESVEGEGSVFTLSLPVEVAEASVVEPKRRAMADDALAGKVILAADDHAVNRRILTLLLEPHGCRIVLVENGAEAVEAAAAQRFDAILMDMQMPVMDGLEASAQIRLHGLNRQTPLIALTANAMDVHRAAWDATGVHAFLTKPIDPVLLAETLAEACSGAVNDTVVQNVA from the coding sequence ATGACCACCAACGGCTATGCCATGATCGCGCAGGTTCGCTTTCGCGAACTGAAGACGCGCGTCGGACTGGCGTTGTTCATTGCCGGAACAGCCTGGTTTCTGACCAAAGGGCTTTGGCCCATCGGCTGGTTCGCCGTCGTCGTGGTCACGCAGTTCATCGACTGGCTGGTGTTTCGCCCCACGCGCCTGAACACTCAGATGCCGCTGTCACGGGCGTATCGGGTGGTCATGTGCCTCACCACCACCCTGAACGTGGTCGTGTACTCGGCCATCTCGGCCTACCTCTGGATGACGGGCGGGGAGGCCGGGCGGCTGTTCGCCATCATCCAGGTCGCGGGCGGTCTGTTGCACGTCAGCCTGCACATGCACCATGTGCGCCCGTTGCTGCTGTCGGCGGTCGTTCCGCACAGCCTCTATTTTCTGGGCCTACCGATCATGGGCGCGGTTCTGGACGGTCAGCCGCAGGACGTGCTGATCGCGATCGGCGGCGTTCTTTACATGACCCATCTGATCGTCGCGGTTCGTCAGAGCTCGATGACCACGCGCGCCCTGCAGGACGCCAACGACGAGGCGCGAGCCGAGCGGAGAAAGGCCGAAGTGGCCAGCGCGGCCAAGTCCGATTTCCTGGCGGTGGTCAGCCACGAGATCCGTACGCCCATGAATGCCGTCATCTCGGCCGCCAACCTGTTGCGACGGACGCGGCTGGACCGCGAACAGCGCGAGCACGTGTCGATGCTGCTGGACGCCGGCGATGTGCTGGTGGGGCTTCTGAACGACGTTCTGGACTTCTCCAAGATCGAGGCCGGCAAGATGCAGCTGGAAGCCCAGGACATCGATCTGCGCGACAAGATCGGATCGCTGATCCGTCTGTGGGAGCCCAAGGCCAGCGCCAATGGCGTACGCCTGAAAGTCTTGATCGACGACGCGGCACCCGCCCGGATCCGCACGGACCCGCTGCGCCTTCAACAGATGCTGTTCAACCTGCTGTCCAACGCCGTGAAGTTCACCGAGGACGGCACGATCTCGATCGCCGTCGACTGGCGGGCCGAGGACGGTCGCCTGATCGTCTCCGTGGCGGATACCGGCTGTGGTATTCCCGCTGATCGGCTCGCGCACATCTTTGACAGTTTCGAACAGGTCGACGCCGGCACGACGCGCAAATACGGAGGCACAGGCCTGGGCCTGGCCATCAGTCGACGCCTGGCCGAGATCATGGGCGGTCGCCTGACGGCCGAAAGCGTCGAGGGCGAGGGCTCCGTCTTCACCCTGAGCCTGCCGGTCGAGGTCGCCGAGGCGTCGGTCGTCGAACCGAAACGGCGGGCGATGGCTGATGACGCCCTGGCGGGCAAGGTGATCCTGGCCGCCGATGATCATGCCGTGAATCGCCGGATCCTGACGCTGTTGCTGGAGCCGCACGGCTGCCGCATCGTCCTTGTCGAAAACGGCGCCGAGGCGGTCGAGGCGGCCGCGGCCCAGCGGTTCGACGCCATCCTCATGGACATGCAGATGCCGGTCATGGACGGGCTGGAAGCTTCGGCCCAGATCCGTCTCCACGGGCTGAACCGCCAGACGCCCCTGATCGCGCTCACGGCCAACGCCATGGACGTTCATCGGGCCGCCTGGGACGCGACGGGCGTCCACGCCTTCCTGACCAAGCCGATCGACCCGGTCCTGCTGGCCGAAACCCTGGCGGAGGCCTGTTCCGGAGCCGTGAACGACACGGTCGTCCAGAACGTGGCCTGA
- a CDS encoding DUF5131 family protein: MADSTHIEWTDATWNVVTGCSVVSPGCTNCYAMRLAGGRMQHHPSRAGLTIETKAGPVWNGQVRFNEAWLYQPRSWKTPRRIFVAAHGDLFHEGVSDGQLMRIMSVIAETPHHTYQILTKRPERARDFLRQFADVAEGSGFVGARGPEATRAAHKDGRGQLFADMLEAMGTPPEGCAYPTYDWMNGMQSLPDFLPNIWLGVSVEDQVRADERIPILLDTPAAVRWISAEPLLGPVDISKWLFGRSEPCAQCPKDLDCECGWAGRQILEGEAALHWVVVGGESGPGARPMHPDWSRQIRDQCAAAEVPFLFKQWGAWEPRAAWSPGPVTQRAIMLDGSPCPDDVAPQDVGAHRFVSVGKKAAGRLLDGVQHDGYPQ; the protein is encoded by the coding sequence ATGGCCGACAGCACCCACATCGAATGGACTGACGCGACCTGGAACGTCGTGACCGGCTGCAGCGTCGTCTCGCCTGGATGCACCAACTGCTACGCCATGCGCCTCGCCGGCGGCCGGATGCAGCACCATCCAAGCCGCGCGGGCCTGACGATCGAGACCAAGGCCGGGCCCGTCTGGAACGGCCAGGTGCGGTTCAATGAGGCGTGGCTCTATCAGCCGCGTTCCTGGAAGACGCCCCGACGGATCTTCGTGGCCGCCCACGGCGACCTCTTCCACGAAGGCGTGAGCGACGGCCAGCTGATGCGCATCATGTCGGTGATCGCCGAGACGCCCCACCACACCTATCAGATCCTGACCAAGCGCCCGGAGCGGGCCCGTGATTTTCTCCGGCAGTTCGCGGACGTCGCCGAAGGCAGTGGGTTCGTGGGCGCACGGGGACCGGAAGCGACCCGGGCGGCGCACAAGGATGGCAGGGGCCAGCTCTTCGCCGACATGCTCGAGGCCATGGGAACGCCGCCGGAGGGCTGCGCCTATCCGACCTACGACTGGATGAACGGGATGCAGAGCCTGCCCGACTTTTTGCCGAACATCTGGCTCGGAGTTAGCGTCGAGGATCAGGTCCGGGCCGATGAACGCATACCGATCCTGCTCGACACGCCGGCAGCCGTCCGCTGGATCTCGGCCGAGCCGCTGTTGGGGCCGGTCGATATATCGAAATGGCTGTTCGGTCGATCCGAGCCATGTGCGCAATGCCCAAAGGATCTGGACTGTGAATGCGGCTGGGCTGGACGCCAGATCCTGGAGGGCGAGGCCGCGTTACATTGGGTGGTCGTGGGCGGAGAGAGCGGGCCCGGCGCGCGCCCCATGCACCCGGACTGGTCTCGTCAGATCCGCGATCAGTGCGCGGCGGCCGAGGTCCCCTTTCTGTTCAAACAGTGGGGAGCCTGGGAGCCACGCGCCGCGTGGTCGCCCGGGCCCGTCACCCAGCGCGCGATCATGCTCGATGGCTCGCCGTGCCCCGACGATGTCGCTCCCCAGGACGTCGGCGCGCACCGCTTCGTCTCGGTCGGCAAGAAGGCCGCGGGCCGCCTTCTCGATGGCGTCCAGCACGACGGCTATCCCCAATGA
- a CDS encoding LexA family transcriptional regulator, producing the protein MLTTLNPTSSGDRQIAQRGDPLLGQSLPIRGWNAVVSTPLLDRPGRGRDDFGKSGWPAGVADDRGMSSHGGERYELYPIRVNSSGRSYTQSGGIFCAMSERHDRLRKARIDAGFVSQAEAVRRFGWNANTYKSNENGNAPFSFDQAVIYSKAFKVRAEWLYSAHGSMRADSQIPIIGRVGADPNGRIIRTAGQAANDTVPQPVGATSDSVAVEVDGHSMRGFADDGALVYFEDQSTPPTEDMIGEIVVVQVATGEDPSDDEDILIKRLQRGSRDGLFDLESINGPPMRDVRIRWAAEIIQITPPRQARRLIRRGLA; encoded by the coding sequence ATGCTCACGACGCTCAACCCGACTAGCAGCGGCGACCGCCAGATCGCTCAACGTGGCGACCCCCTGCTCGGCCAGAGCCTTCCAATAAGGGGCTGGAATGCTGTCGTTTCGACGCCATTGCTTGATCGTCCCGGCCGAGGCCGAGACGATTTTGGAAAGAGCGGATGGCCCGCCGGCGTCGCTGATGATCGAGGCATGAGTTCGCATGGTGGCGAACGGTATGAATTATACCCGATTCGTGTCAACTCATCTGGCAGGTCTTATACCCAATCGGGCGGTATCTTTTGTGCCATGTCCGAACGACACGACCGACTCCGCAAGGCCCGTATCGACGCTGGATTTGTTTCCCAGGCAGAAGCGGTGCGTCGGTTCGGCTGGAACGCCAACACCTACAAAAGCAACGAGAATGGCAACGCCCCCTTCTCGTTTGATCAAGCCGTCATTTACAGCAAGGCATTCAAGGTCCGGGCGGAATGGCTCTACTCCGCGCACGGGTCCATGAGGGCCGACAGCCAGATTCCCATAATCGGGCGGGTCGGCGCAGATCCAAACGGTCGCATTATCCGCACCGCGGGTCAGGCCGCTAACGACACGGTACCGCAGCCAGTCGGGGCTACGTCCGATTCAGTCGCAGTGGAGGTGGATGGTCACTCCATGCGAGGTTTTGCCGACGATGGTGCCCTGGTCTACTTCGAAGATCAAAGCACACCACCCACAGAGGACATGATCGGCGAGATCGTGGTGGTTCAGGTTGCAACGGGCGAAGACCCCAGCGACGACGAAGACATCCTCATCAAGCGCCTGCAGCGCGGCAGCCGGGACGGTCTCTTTGACCTCGAGAGCATCAATGGCCCGCCGATGCGGGACGTGAGGATCCGCTGGGCGGCCGAAATCATTCAGATCACGCCTCCCCGACAGGCGCGTCGCCTGATCCGCCGAGGACTGGCCTAG